The following proteins come from a genomic window of Purpureocillium takamizusanense chromosome 13, complete sequence:
- a CDS encoding uncharacterized protein (COG:S~SECRETED:SignalP(1-18~SECRETED:cutsite=AAA-SP~SECRETED:prob=0.4120)~antiSMASH:Cluster_13.2~EggNog:ENOG503PGPY), protein MRFSAFISALALGAAAAASPTEVTAREIRARDNCNQSGKNVVCCNGPLSCLLNLLGGPCGGDSYCCDNGATSGNGAIVFSCQNLDFL, encoded by the exons ATGAGATTCTCCGCCTTTATctcggccctggccctgggagcagccgccgccgcctcccctaCCGAGGTCACCGCTCGCGAGATCAGGGCCCGCGACAACTGCAACCAGTCCGGAAAAAACGTTGTATGCTGCAACGGCCCTCTCAGCTGCCTTCTCAACCTTCTGGGAGGGCCCTGTGGCGGGGACAGCTACTGCTGCGACAACGGAGCCACCTCG GGCAACGGTGCGATCGTTTTCAGCTGCCAAAATTTGGATTTTCTGTAG
- the mug14 gene encoding Meiotically up-regulated protein 14 protein (EggNog:ENOG503NWJD~COG:T~COG:Z) produces the protein MDPAAIAPAQAGGAAPAPKLNGQPLRPKEYFDQRATVEMEQHLHIPKRTLQETLACACRVIASKQEDAGLAGQISARSERGEGFYWTLRYGLGWDEATPEDFIEVDGDLNTITGVGMPNPATRFHLWVYAARPDVHSIVHVHSPWTQALVAARQPLVVAQMDMTPFYNDCAFLEKWPGVPIADQEGVIITEAIGDKRCILLAHHGMLTTGKSVQEAAYLCVKLERAARIQVRAAAFGPLKEVDGELAAEAGAYLRRDKIVHATFEYWYRQTKGFKPLSI, from the coding sequence ATGGATCCAGCAGCGATAGCCCccgcgcaggccggcggcgcggcacccGCCCCCAAGTTGAATGGCCAGCCCTTGCGACCGAAGGAATATTTCGACCAGCGAGCGACTGTGGAAATGGAGCAACACCTTCATATCCCAAAACGCACCCTGCAAGAAACACTGGCTTGCGCATGCAGGGTGATCGCATCGAAGCAGGAGGATGCTGGTCTTGCGGGCCAGATCTCAGCCCGCTcagagcgcggcgagggcttctACTGGACCCTGCGCTATGGACTTGGCTGGGACGAGGCCACGCCCGAGGACTTCATCGAGGTGGACGGAGACCTCAACACCATCACGGGAGTCGGCATGCCTAACCCGGCGACCCGATTTCACCTGTGGGTGTACGCCGCTCGACCCGACGTTCACAGCATCGTCCATGTCCATTCTCCATGGACACAGGCGCTGGTCGCGGCTCGACAACCGCTCGTGGTCGCCCAGATGGACATGACCCCCTTCTATAACGATTGCGCCTTCCTTGAAAAGTGGCCGGGCGTTCCCATCGCCGACCAAGAgggcgtcatcatcacggAGGCAATCGGCGACAAGCGTTGCATTCTTCTGGCCCACCACGGCATGCTGACCACTGGCAAGTCCGTCCAGGAGGCCGCGTACCTCTGTGTGAAGCTGGAGCGCGCAGCACGGATCCAGGTCAGAGCTGCCGCGTTTGGACCTCTGAAGGAGGTAGACGGTGAACTTGCGGCAGAAGCAGGAGCCTATCTTCGGCGGGATAAGATTGTCCATGCAACGTTTGAGTATTGGTATCGTCAGACCAAAGGCTTCAAGCCTCTGTCTATTTAG
- a CDS encoding uncharacterized protein (SECRETED:SignalP(1-19~SECRETED:cutsite=VQA-AT~SECRETED:prob=0.8744)~EggNog:ENOG503P7FH~antiSMASH:Cluster_13.2), with protein MKYSYTAAVLAGMVLSVQAATDPGVALIDSQCQKICETSDNACRTMPGANISTCNSELARCKTACRPDTNSSAAVTSPTKVPDVSTTLTTQTTAPTSSSSGGGDQCVTKCQTAENECRVKPGANISTCVSDFEACKAACSPSSSMSSSSSAASSSEAATTSTAAPTKTASPTTAQTAAPTTTGSASTPLVTAGSSKMYPAVGLIFLCGVAAFL; from the coding sequence ATGAAGTACTCGTACActgccgccgtccttgcTGGCATGGTCTTGTCCGTGCAGGCCGCGACCGACCCTggcgtcgccctcatcgacaGCCAGTGCCAGAAGATCTGCGAGACGTCAGATAACGCGTGCCGCACCATGCCCGGCGCCAATATTTCGACCTGCAACTCGGAGCTCGCGAGATGCAAAACCGCCTGCCGGCCCGACACCAACTCGTCTGCGGCCGTCACCTCGCCCACCAAGGTCCCCGACGTCAGCACCACTCTCACCACCCAGACCACCGCTcctacgtcgtcgtcgtctggtggtggcgacCAGTGCGTGACCAAGTGCCAGACGGCCGAGAACGAATGCCGAGTCAAGCCCGGGGCCAACATCTCGACGTGCGTCTCCGACTTTGAGGCATGCAAGGCTGCTTGCTCGCCGAGCAGTTccatgagcagcagcagcagtgccgcctccagctccgaggcggccacgacctcgaccgccgcacCCACCAAGACGGCCTCTCCCACTACTGCCCAGACGGCCGCGCCAACAACCACGGGCTCGGCGTCTACGCCCCTCGTCACGGCGGGTAGCTCCAAGATGTACCCTGCTGTGGGTCTGATTTTCCTCTGCGGCGTGGCTGCTTTCTTGTAA
- a CDS encoding uncharacterized protein (TransMembrane:12 (i45-66o90-108i120-137o149-167i179-200o212-234i293-310o330-348i360-378o384-409i421-439o451-471i)~EggNog:ENOG503NVM3~COG:G), producing the protein MKTTPDSASQSKGSARGASVISKEAVEVPGYDHQLEIQPGESRRAVLKLDFLIMPVIVLCFCFLQFDRTNIGNALTDTLRKDINVDNSDINLAQTLFTVGFIVTELPFNLISRYVGPERFLPVTMFLWGVATWSQAFLQNATGLCIARFFIGALEGGYIPGFALYIAKFYTNEELALRYAIFWASNSVAGALGGPLSLGLVSLSGRDGLQGWQWLFIIEGVLTCVLGVAAYLYLPHGAAEPKTFFGKSFNLFSDREAAIIVTRVIRNDPSKAHRYRKPVLPSHIIDTFADCRLYGHLVAALLSMVMIAPMNTYAPSIIKSLGFTALQANGLNSVGSVCALILSVSLAFSSDKFHERGIHIAVGYAWGAAGLLWLALAPRGVGKWGLYGGVVWTQMGMGSAQAISAAWLATKMQDYKRPIALAAYVMSIQLANFPGNQLFRQQDAPRYKRGLVIAAVCALAASAVILVWKVLYRIFDNGDAGVEGQSEFETRQEIADIKV; encoded by the exons ATGAAGACGACTCCAGACAGTGCTTCACAGAGTAAGGGAAGTGCACGGGGGGCCAGCGTGATCTCGAAAGAGGCCGTTGAAGTTCCTGGTTATGACCATCAACTGGAGATTCAGCCGGGGGAGAGCCGGCGAGCTGTACTCAAGCTCGACTTTCTGATCATGCCCGTCATCGTGTTATGTTTCTGCTTTCTCCAATTCGACCGCACAAATATTGGCAATGCCTTAACCGACACGCTTCGCAAAGACATCAATGTGGACAACTCGGACATCAACCTCGCGCAAACTCTCTTCACAGTTGGATTCATCGTCACTGAGTTGCCCTTCAATCTTATCAGCAGATATGTCGGGCCAGAGAGATTCCTTCCGGTTACCATGTTTCTCTGGGGAGTGGCGACCTGGAGTCAGGCTTTTCTACAGAATGCTACCGGGCTCTGCATTGCCAGATTCTTCATAGGTGCTCTGGAAGGTGGTTATATTCCCGGCTTTGCCCTTTACATTGCCAAGTTCTACACAAACGAGGAACTTGCGTTGCGATATGCGATCTTCTGGGCCTCAAATAGCGTTGCGGGCGCGCTGGGTGGGCCATTGTCATTGGGACTCGTCTCTCTAAGCGGTCGAGATGGGCTACAAGGCTGGCAGTGGCTGTTCATTATCG AGGGCGTCTTGACTTGTGTCCTTGGGGTTGCTGCCTATCTCTACCTTCCTCACGGCGCTGCTGAGCCCAAGACCTTCTTCGGCAAGTCGTTCAATCTTTTCAGTGACCGCGAAgcggccatcatcgtcaccagAGTCATCAGAAACGACCCCAGCAAAGCCCACAGATACCGCAAGCCGGTGTTACCCTCCCACATCATCGATACCTTCGCCGACTGCAGGTTGTATGGCCATCTTGTTGCGGCCCTTCTATCCATGGTCATGATTGCGCCGATGAACACGTACGCGCCGTCCATCATCAAGTCCCTCGGCTTCACTGCCTTGCAAGCAAATGGTCTCAACTCTGTGGGCAGTGTATGCGCATTGATCCTCTCTGTGTCCCTAGCATTCAGCAGTGACAAATTCCACGAGCGCGGTATACATATCGCCGTGGGGTATGCGTGGGGAGCTGCGGGACTCCTGTGGCTGGCTTTGGCGCCCAGGGGCGTTGGAAAATGGGGTCTCTACG GCGGTGTCGTATGGACGCAGATGGGTATGGGCAGTGCACAGGCAATTAGCGCAGCGTGGCTCGCGACCAAGATGCAGGACTACAAGCGTCCGATAGCACTGGCCGCGTATGTGATGAGTATCCAGCTAGCAAACTTTCCTGGTAACCAATTGTTCCGACAGCAAG ATGCTCCCAGATACAAGCGTGGCTTGGTAATCGCCGCAGTTTGTGCCCTTGCCGCTTCAGCGGTCATTCTTGTTTGGAAAGTGCTGTATCGGATATTCGACAACGGCGATGCGGGTGTGGAAGGTCAATCTGAGTTTGAAACGCGGCAAGAGATCGCCGACATAAAAGTTTAA
- a CDS encoding uncharacterized protein (COG:G~EggNog:ENOG503NU3S~TransMembrane:4 (i57-74o94-111i123-142o181-201i)): MPTTHNETLAAQDEPQPLAPVAEVAIELNEDLKGFEAHERLFQAIDPQEEKKLVRKIDMVILPIMAFVYLFQYVDKNSINNAAVFGLRKDCALNGVQFSWVVSLFYFGQLVSEYPAAYLLSRFRVATFIGATVVDTTTAWFLNARERDLATRRLAIDRSTRERSEFNKAQMWEALRSPLTWFYFAFAICVMLTAPILKVCYQARPF; the protein is encoded by the exons ATGCCCACGACTCACAACGAGaccctggcggcgcaggacgagCCACAGCCGTTGGCTCCCGTCGCAGAGGTGGCCATCGAGCTCAACGAGGACCTCAAAGGATTCGAAGCACACGAGCGACTGTTCCAGGCTATCGATCCACAAGAGGAAAAGAAGCTGGTCCGCAAAATCGACATGGTTATTTTACCAATCATGGCTTTTGTCTACCTGTTTCAGT ATGTCGACAAGAACTCCatcaacaacgccgccgtgttTGGCTTGCGCAAGGACTGCGCCTTGAATGGCGTACAGTTCTCCTGGGTGGTATCTCTGTTCTACTTCGGGCAACTTGTTTCCGAGTATCCCGCCGCCTATCTTCTGTCTCGTTTCCGCGTGGCAACCTTCATTGGCGCCACCGTAGTC GACACAACCACTGCTTGGTTTCTCAATGCTCGAGAGAGGGACCTAGCCACTCGACGCCTCGCCATCGACCGGTCTACCAGAGAACGTTCAGAGTTCAATAAGGCTCAGATGTGGGAGGCACTCAGGTCCCCCCTGACCTGGTTTTACTTTGCTTTCGCTATTTGCGTTATGCTCACCGCTCCCATTCTCAAGGTATGCTATCAGGCGAGGCCCTTTTGA
- a CDS encoding uncharacterized protein (EggNog:ENOG504NV2V~SMCOG1052:Terpene synthase/cyclase metal-binding domain protein~COG:T~antiSMASH:Cluster_13.2), whose protein sequence is MSKNEELRIYQELRTWPRPVYPFRDLVSPFFEDLADECCQWIDTDCQSESKAARELHKRHRLTDIAARAFPGLSLNELRPIARFTAFLAILDDIMDHSEPNELNRVKERILDILAGKEHTQPPPGFYRQLYAIREEILGFHMPTRLFDQFVSSIRELMVGYAREKKYNGKNEAPPFAVYQSIRRQTSGGLCYAKYLCVHQNYRDLPDGVLSHPSILRMHDLVARIIGYQNDFISLPKELSRTGDAVNIVMSIQKESGLSLADAYTKALEVHNADLAEFIHLQSRLPDFGPWRLKTQGYVTDLGTLIQGVYAWHVKDTGRYAPGAYVEPEDGVQLDTTPTDKYSTPSTDGVGRLATLSS, encoded by the coding sequence ATGAGCAAGAACGAGGAACTTCGAATCTACCAGGAGCTCAGGacgtggccgcggcccgtATACCCCTTTCGGGACTTGGTCAGTCCGTTCTTCGAAGATCTGGCCGATGAGTGTTGTCAATGGATCGATACCGACTGTCAGTCTGAGTCAAAGGCCGCTCGTGAATTGCACAAACGGCATCGGCTCACTGATATCGCCGCCCGGGCATTCCCGGGACTGAGCCTGAATGAGCTACGTCCCATTGCGCGCTTCACAGCGTTCTTGGCTATACTAGACGATATAATGGACCACAGTGAGCCCAATGAGCTGAATAGGGTCAAGGAACGCATCCTTGATATCCTGGCGGGCAAGGAGCACACACAGCCGCCACCAGGGTTCTATCGCCAACTTTATGCCATTCGGGAAGAGATTCTCGGGTTCCACATGCCCACTCGCCTCTTCGACCAATTTGTGTCATCAATCAGAGAGCTCATGGTTGGCTATGCCCGCGAGAAGAAATACAACGGCAAGAACGAGGCTCCCCCTTTCGCGGTCTATCAATCAATTCGCCGGCAAACATCCGGAGGCCTGTGCTATGCAAAGTATCTGTGTGTTCATCAGAACTATCGCGATCTCCCTGATGGAGTACTCAGCCACCCGTCCATACTGCGCAtgcacgacctcgtcgcTAGGATCATTGGCTACCAGAATGACTTCATATCGCTACCCAAAGAACTCTCCAGAACTGGGGACGCCGTCAATATTGTTATGAGCATCCAGAAAGAGTCGGGTCTGAGTCTTGCAGATGCTTATACAAAGGCTCTTGAGGTCCACAACGCTGACCTTGCCGAGTTTATTCACTTACAGAGCAGACTCCCTGACTTTGGACCGTGGCGGCTGAAGACGCAAGGCTACGTGACCGATCTGGGCACCTTGATACAGGGAGTCTACGCCTGGCATGTCAAAGATACTGGGCGCTATGCTCCCGGGGCCTACGTTGAGCCTGAGGACGGGGTCCAGCTGGACACCACGCCGACTGACAAGTACTCGACGCCATCCActgacggcgtcggccgcctcgccacaCTGTCTTCCTGA
- a CDS encoding uncharacterized protein (COG:S~EggNog:ENOG503NZDS), with the protein MPPLRSARASKACDLCHKYKTRCYVPQVSGGTCLRCETLSQPCSLQRSPHIRPIYEPHSDLRSPAAARNDGSVSERLARLETAMQTVVQRLDANFGRLTLTNTPSAESPERNRAPVLLIRDAAADAGLTTSQSHDDGIEVSEPDIIASGLMTATMANSLIQMFHEHYGRWVRFSQDLPTVMLQLQTKRARLLLYSVLLIAVRHITQDLADHLAPKLFQEVMKLLQKAMLVADQPIEFFQAVVILSLWSSTIGQRPLSIDSWLLTSHAFMQATASPTFARILQPSYKRASSQEGDLDVIYLWNHLCVAHLQYCVVLQRQSFLNQAQIDQCLRMAEGDDATNYEARMVAEVQLYWFIYQESCNSQPVTTGANTMLQTWKQRWSALFGQQRSQFLQMGFYFGQLLTSHQALCSTSTSSKSSILAEMVYLSKTIINLAIETADERTRHLTDHIYHILTFSALTLTQILHTYDSNLQMAGHDVVALDRLVIKLASWLKSIGLRCHISYMFSQTLTMKLKKLRSCSGPHGMAADTGLRESAMAIPSVEDETESDIAFPFPDFIDSELLGLVTNTDSWPQWDSN; encoded by the exons ATGCCCCCTCTACGATCAGCGAGGGCTTCCAAAGCGTGTGATCTCTGCCACAAGTACAAGACGAGGTGTTACGTGCCGCAAGTCAGTGGTGGCACCTGTCTCCGCTGTGAGACACTTTCCCAACCATGCTCGCTACAGCGGTCGCCGCATATACGGCCAATCTATGAGCCTCATTCAGATTTGCGTAgtccagcagccgcgcgaaACGATGGTTCCGTATCCGAAAG GCTTGCGCGTCTTGAGACAGCAATGCAGACTGTCGTTCAGCGTCTCGATGCCAATTTCGGGAGGCTGACTTTGACAAACACTCCCTCGGCGGAATCTCCGGAGCGCAATCGTGCCCCTGTTTTGCTGATTCGAGACGCCGCGGCTGACGCTGGGCTTACTACCTCTCAGTcccatgacgacggcattGAAGTCTCGGAGCCAGACATCATTGCCAGTGGACTGATGACAGCGACAATGGCCAACTCTCTCATCCAAAT GTTCCATGAGCATTATGGTCGCTGGGTCAGATTCTCGCAGGACCTCCCCACTGTCATGCTCCAATTGCAGACCAAGCGAGCCCGCTTGCTGCTCTACAGCGTCTTGCTCATTGCCGTGCGGCATATAACGCAAGATCTTGCCGATCACTTGGCCCCGAAGCTCTTCCAAGAAGTCATGAAGCTGCTACAAAAGGCGATGCTCGTGGCGGATCAGCCCATAGAGTTTTTCCAAGCCGTCGTGATTCTGAGCCTCTGGTCATCGACTATCGGGCAACGACCTCTGAGTATTGACAGTTGGCTTCTCACCAGCCATGCTTTCATGCAAGCAACAGCGAGCCCTACTTTTGCGCGCATTCTTCAGCCCTCGTATAAGCGAGCCTCATCACAAGAAGGCGACTTGGACGTCATATATCTTTGGAACCATCTTTGCGTTGCGCACTTGCA GTACTGCGTGGTGCTCCAACGACAGTCGTTTCTCAATCAGGCTCAGATCGACCAATGTCTGCGGATGGCTGAAGGGGACGATGCCACCAATTATGAGGCTCGGATGGTTGCAGAAGTGCAGCTATATTGGTTCATCTATCAAGAGTCCTGCAACAGTCAGCCAGTTACCACAGGTGCCAACACCATGCTACAGACTTGGAAACAACGCTGGTCTGCGTTATTTG GTCAACAACGATCTCAGTTTTTGCAGATGGGCTTTTACTTTGGACAGCTGCTGACGAGTCATCAAGCCTTGTGCAGCACCTCCACAAGCTCCAAGAGTTCGATACTTGCGGAGATGGTTTACCTCTCCAAGACGATCATCAACCTGGCCATAGAAACGGCAGACGAACGGACGCGCCACCTCACGGATCACATATATCACATCTTGACCTTCTCAGCCCTCACGCTCACTCAAATCCTTCATACATATGATTCAAACCTCCAAATGGCGGGGCATGATGTTGTCGCACTTGATCGGCTAGTCATTAAGCTTGCGAGTTGGTTGAAGTCGATTGGCCTACGGTGCCACATCTCCTACATGTTTAGCCAGACGCTTACGATGAAGCTCAAAAAGCTCAGAAGCTGCTCTGGCCCTCATGGCATGGCCGCTGACACGGGGCTCAGGGAGTCTGCAATGGCTATACCGAGCGTAGAAGACGAAACTGAGTCAGACATCGCCTTCCCGTTCCCTGACTTTATAGACTCGGAACTCTTAGGCCTGGTGACAAACACTGACAGCTGGCCCCAATGGGACTCGAACTAG
- a CDS encoding uncharacterized protein (COG:S~EggNog:ENOG503NWZW), with the protein MEQNTLKRRRIGLTGVDKERSFGGYTLFCPLTSDIAYLIDIEGNEVHSWKLPGRIGRHARILPNGNLAVNTLRAPQSETTKDGGPFPFPFFNKYGGGVMSELDPDGNVVRQFTDPLGHHDQYHFGDGRLLYTGLEPLSVEDSAKVIGGVPGTEIDGITYADTINEVDAQGKLLWQWKVSERLPRAEYPLQSHYTREHYPLINSVLPLRDGKHILASMRSVSAVVIIEKSTGDIVWKVGSDVLAQQHNATELGNGNILIFDNGAFRDGESVTYTRAVEISRYGKKIVWEYRDKSQMHNFFTPFMGSAQRLPNENTLLCESAFGRVFEVTPEGYVCWEYVNPHFAPYPDEVTAKIFPGESNALFRAYRYSLDEIPWLKQRLGGSSCTVQ; encoded by the coding sequence ATGGAACAGAATACTCTCAAGCGCCGACGAATCGGCCTCACAGGCGTCGACAAGGAGCGATCATTTGGCGGCTATACCTTGTTCTGCCCGTTAACTAGCGACATTGCATATCTAATTGATATTGAAGGCAACGAGGTTCATTCTTGGAAGCTCCCCGGCAGAATCGGGAGGCACGCTCGCATCCTCCCCAACGGCAATCTCGCGGTCAACACACTTCGCGCGCCACAGTCCGAGACTACAAAAGACGGGGGCCCTTTCCCATTCCCTTTCTTCAACAAATATGGAGGCGGGGTCATGAGCGAGCTCGACCCTGATGGCAATGTGGTTCGGCAATTCACGGACCCTCTTGGCCACCACGACCAATATCATTTTGGTGACGGTCGGCTCCTGTACACCGGCCTCGAACCCCTGTCCGTAGAGGACTCAGCGAAAGTTATTGGGGGCGTTCCCGGCACCGAGATTGACGGAATCACGTACGCAGACACGATCAACGAAGTCGATGCGCAAGGCAAATTGCTCTGGCAGTGGAAGGTCTCGGAGAGGCTTCCACGTGCTGAATATCCTCTCCAGTCTCACTACACACGGGAGCATTATCCCCTGATCAACTCGGTGCTTCCATTGCGGGATGGGAAGCATATTCTAGCCTCAATGAGATCAGTCTCTGCCGTGGTCATCATCGAAAAGTCCACGGGCGACATTGTCTGGAAAGTCGGCTCCGACGTGCTTGCTCAGCAACATAACGCGACAGAATTGGGGAATGGGAATATCCTCATCTTTGACAACGGCGCCTTCCGGGATGGTGAGTCCGTCACATACACCAGAGCTGTCGAGATCTCGCGGTATGGCAAGAAGATCGTGTGGGAGTACCGCGACAAGTCGCAGATGCACAACTTTTTCACACCTTTCATGGGTAGCGCTCAGAGGTTGCCCAATGAAAACACCCTCTTATGCGAGAGCGCTTTTGGCAGGGTCTTTGAAGTGACGCCGGAAGGGTACGTCTGCTGGGAGTATGTCAATCCCCATTTCGCGCCCTACCCGGACGAGGTAACCGCAAAGATCTTCCCTGGGGAGTCCAACGCTCTGTTCCGAGCCTACCGATATTCTTTGGACGAGATACCTTGGCTGAAGCAAAGACTTGGCGGTTCATCTTGCACTGTGCAATGA
- a CDS encoding Mannan endo-1,6-alpha-mannosidase (SECRETED:SignalP(1-23~SECRETED:cutsite=PNA-LN~SECRETED:prob=0.2354)~TransMembrane:1 (n5-15c23/24o443-463i)~EggNog:ENOG503NWGR~CAZy:GH76~antiSMASH:Cluster_13.2~COG:G) translates to MVMRLATTVAAAIVATAPVPPNALNTTNPDSIRNVAATIAHDAMGYYKGNVSKNEIDVGDVQDPYYWWVAGALWGAMLDYYYYTRDPTYNDVVLQALLAPVNVGANHDYTPKARELEEGNDDLFFWGSAVLSAAERNFPQPDKSLPSWLDLGANIFNALVSRWDPSTCAGGLQWQIYPSNPNGMHYKNSVSNGGLFQLAARMARATNNDTYLEWATRVWNWSAGVGFIDPDKFHVYDGADSRKNCSETNYHSFTYTSGIYLYGAAILADHTGDRVWTTRAENLLKGAGWFFSPFENSTVMYEAACETVNACTADMTTFKGYLSRFMWQSVKLVPSLRDGVEKLLFPSAKAAAVSCSGGVDGHSCGQRWYVHGFDGVTGLGQQMCALETIQGLLIDDVDPPLKGDKIKVVRDTKWVALGGASKTGHDGPTKTGKPQPTETEDSASVASASFGLMLMSLPALLLIL, encoded by the exons ATGGTCATGAGGTTGGCCACgactgtcgccgccgcaatAGTGGCCACGGCACCCGTCCCCCCCAATGCGTTAAACACAACCAATCCAG ACTCGATTCGCAATgtggccgccaccatcgcccacgatgccatGGGCTACTACAAGGGCAACGTGTCCAAAAACGAAATC GACGTTGGTGATGTTCAAGATCCCTACTACTGGTGGGTGGCTGGAGCCCTTTGGGGGGCCATGCTggactactactactacacCCGCGATCCGACATACAACGATGTCGTGCTTCAAGCCTTGCTGGCCCCGGTGAACGTGGGCGCAAACCACGACTACACGCCAAAAGCGCGAGAACTGGAAGAGGGCAATGACGATCTTTTCTTCTGGGGATCTGCTGTTCTCTCCGCGGCGGAGCGCAACTTTCCACAGCCAGACaagtcgctgccgtcgtggctCGATCTCGGGGCCAACATTTTCAACGCCCTCGTCTCTCGATGGGACCCGTCGACCTGTGCCGGTGGTCTTCAGTGGCAGATTTACCCATCCAACCCAAACGGCATGCACTATAAGAACTCGGTCAGCAACGGCGGCCTTTtccagctggcggcgcgcatggccCGCGCGACGAACAACGACACGTACCTCGAATGGGCGACTCGTGTGTGGAACTGGTCCGCTGGCGTTGGCTTCATCGACCCAGACAAATTCCACGTCTACGACGGGGCAGACTCTCGCAAGAACTGCAGCGAGACCAACTATCACTCGTTTACGTATACGAGCGGCATCTATCTCTACGGCGCGGCCATACTGGCAGACCACACTGGCGATCGTGTCTGGACGACGCGAGCGGAGAACCTCCTCAAGGGGGCCGGGTGGTTCTTTTCGCCCTTTGAGAACTCCACCGTCATGTACGAAGCCGCTTGTGAGACGGTCAACGCCTGCACCGCCGACATGACGACCTTTAAAGGCTACCTGAGTCGCTTCATGTGGCAGAGCGTGAAACTCGTGCCATCTTTGCGAGATGGtgtcgagaagctgctgtTTCCCTCGGccaaggcagcggcggtcTCATGTTcgggcggcgtggatggCCATTCCTGTGGCCAGCGATGGTACGTCCATGGCTTTGACGGCGTCACGGGGTTGGGTCAGCAGATGTGCGCGCTGGAGACAATCCAAGGCCTTCTTATagacgacgtcgaccctCCGCTCAAAGGTGACAAGATCAAGGTCGTCCGCGATACCAAGTGGGTAGCTCTTGGTGGTGCCAGCAAGACTGGGCACGATGGGCCAACGAAGACTGGCAAACCTCAGCCGACGGAGACGGAAGACAGTGCCAGTGTCGCAAGCGCATCTTTCGGCCTGATGCTCATGAGCTTGCCAGCCTTGCTGCTGATTCTCTGA